The window GCGGAGGGGGCTCCTACGGTTCCCGTCCCCAGAGGGAGCTCTTCGACGTCAAGTGCGACGAGTGCGGCCAGCAGACCCAGGTCCCGTTCCGGCCCAGCCAGGATCGGCCCGTCTACTGCCGGGACTGCTTCAACCGTCGGCGCTCCTACTGAGCGCTTCGGGCTCACGCAAGGCAGAGGAACGAGGGCGGGGCCGAGAGGCCCCGCCTTTTTTTTCTCGCGGTCGCGGTATCAAGCCGGTGCGGATTCGTGACGATGGGAGAGGGGAGGGGGGGAACACTCTCGGCGAGGTGAAACCATGCGGTGGCTGGCGGTCTTCGGTGCGGTGATCCTGTGCTGCGTGTCCGCTCGGGCAGACCAGGGCGGGGCATGGGTGGGGCACCTCCTCTCGCTCCCGGTCCCGGAGTCGGTGACCCTTTGCGGCGAGCCCGTGCCCGTCGACCGGGAGGACGTGCTCGAACGCCTGGACATGGAGCTGGTGGTCGCCCTCGGAAACCCGGTGAGCACGGCCATGTGGTTCAAGCGTAGCCCCCGGTACTTCCCGGCCATCGAGCAGGCCATTCGCGACCGCGGCCTTCCCGACGACCTCAAGTACGTGGCCCTGGTGGAAAGCAATCTGCGAGCCGACGCGGTGAGCTCGGCGGGGGCCACCGGCCCGTGGCAGTTCATGGCGGGAACGGGCTCGGCCTACGGCTTGGACCGCTCCACCTGGAGGGACGATCGCCGCGACTGGGAGCAGGCCACCGGTGCGGCCCTGGACCACCTGAAGGACCTCTGGGAGCACTTCCGGTCCTGGCCGGCGGTCCTGGCCGCCTACAACGCGGGCAAAGCCCGGGTCTCGCGAGCCATGGAAGCGCAGGGCGGGACCGACTACTACGGGCTGCGCCTGCCGAGGGAGACCGAGCGGTATGTCTTCCGGATCATCGCGGCCAAGCTTCTCCTGGAGAATCCGGCCGCCTACGGCATCCGCCTGGAGGGCGCCCGGCGCTATGGGCCCG is drawn from Thermodesulfobacteriota bacterium and contains these coding sequences:
- a CDS encoding transglycosylase SLT domain-containing protein, with translation MRWLAVFGAVILCCVSARADQGGAWVGHLLSLPVPESVTLCGEPVPVDREDVLERLDMELVVALGNPVSTAMWFKRSPRYFPAIEQAIRDRGLPDDLKYVALVESNLRADAVSSAGATGPWQFMAGTGSAYGLDRSTWRDDRRDWEQATGAALDHLKDLWEHFRSWPAVLAAYNAGKARVSRAMEAQGGTDYYGLRLPRETERYVFRIIAAKLLLENPAAYGIRLEGARRYGPEELAEATIEVRRQGIPVAAVAQAAGVSYRRFLELNPSILGPEVPSGTHRIRVPAPAEVAFTRGLAQWERANPEPRTVYYEVRPGDTLSAIARRHGVQLADLLTWNDLTPRSIIRPGQALAVHTVD